One region of Dokdonia sp. 4H-3-7-5 genomic DNA includes:
- a CDS encoding type IX secretion system membrane protein PorP/SprF yields MKNLILTIAFLAILVLSTFTLAAQQDPQYTQYMYNTVAINPAYAGNRGVTSIVGLHRSQWVGLEGAPRTQSLSIHSPIGEGKVGLGLSIVNDALGPAQETYIGADFSYTINTSNDGKLSFGLKAGGHVLDVDFSKLTLFDVSDPRFSQNIDNKISPIIGAGLYYHTDRFYAGLSVPNLIETQHFDQSNNSNSASFVAEERINYYGIMGYTFDINDQLKFKPSTLVKLVAGAPLQVDLTANFLVMEKLHLGAAYRWSAALSGLVGFQVSDSMLIGLAYDRESTDLGETVYNDGSFEVFLRFELFNEYDRMLTPRFF; encoded by the coding sequence ATGAAAAATTTAATATTAACAATTGCTTTTTTAGCAATACTAGTACTAAGTACCTTTACGCTAGCGGCACAACAAGACCCGCAGTATACGCAGTATATGTACAATACAGTTGCGATAAATCCAGCTTATGCAGGAAATAGAGGTGTAACAAGTATTGTGGGACTTCACAGAAGTCAGTGGGTTGGTCTTGAAGGAGCGCCTAGAACTCAAAGTTTAAGTATTCACTCACCTATAGGAGAGGGTAAAGTAGGTTTAGGTCTATCAATTGTTAACGACGCATTAGGGCCAGCCCAAGAGACGTATATTGGTGCAGATTTTAGCTACACTATAAACACTTCAAATGATGGGAAATTAAGTTTCGGATTGAAGGCTGGAGGGCATGTTTTAGACGTGGACTTTTCTAAATTGACATTGTTTGATGTCTCAGATCCACGTTTTTCTCAAAATATTGATAATAAAATATCACCTATAATAGGAGCAGGATTATATTATCACACAGATCGATTTTATGCTGGACTTAGTGTACCTAACCTAATAGAGACACAACATTTTGATCAAAGTAATAATAGTAATTCTGCTAGTTTTGTAGCAGAAGAGCGTATTAACTATTATGGAATAATGGGCTATACTTTTGATATAAACGATCAGCTTAAATTTAAGCCTAGTACGCTCGTAAAATTAGTTGCAGGTGCGCCATTGCAGGTTGATCTTACAGCAAATTTTCTAGTAATGGAAAAGTTACACTTAGGAGCAGCTTATAGATGGAGCGCAGCTTTAAGTGGCTTAGTAGGATTTCAAGTGTCAGACAGTATGCTCATAGGTCTTGCTTATGATCGTGAGAGTACAGATCTTGGAGAGACGGTATATAATGATGGAAGTTTTGAAGTCTTTCTTCGTTTTGAACTCTTTAACGAGTATGACAGAATGCTTACCCCTAGATTCTTTTAA
- a CDS encoding OmpA family protein yields the protein MMKNIICFCLSLLFLGVFTGNAQEGKIDKADKKFDQYAFVDARKIYLEVAEKGYKSADLFQKIADSYYFNAKYGEAEMWYNKLVSNYAEEIKPEYYFRFAQTLRALKNYDRADEMMAKFNDVNGDDLRAELFTEEPNYLSNIDYKKSKYIIEDIRSINSRYSDFAPTEYEGKLIFASSRDTGGATKKIHKWNNEPFLDLYESKVGATSGSYTMPKSFSRELNSKFHESTTAFTKDGNTVYFTRNNFNKGNYRKSKNGTNKLKIYKSKKENGKWSTPVEMPFNSDEYSTAHPTLNADETKLYFASDMPGTVGLSDIWVATIDATDSVGTPVNLGRPINTEGRETFPFMSAKGILYFGSDGHPGLGGLDVFATTPKTDSNEQVTISNIGEPINSSFDDFTFILNEDTQVGYFASNRKRGMGSDDIYKFLKEEIPCDIKLVGVVTDKDSGNPIPEATVQLINSEGVVVEAVQATNMGTYAFEATCVTQYVVRASKEEYTTAEAITTTPDITGTLANDLVLSLLQKPINIGDDLAKVLELNPIYFDFDRFNIRPDAALELEKVIAVMREYPNLVLDARSHTDSRGKDSYNLSLSDKRAKATVAYIINQGISSSRISGQGYGEKQPVNTCSNGVNCSEEEHQLNRRSEFIVISNN from the coding sequence ATGATGAAAAATATAATATGTTTTTGCCTTAGCCTCCTATTTTTAGGAGTTTTTACAGGAAATGCTCAAGAAGGAAAAATTGATAAAGCCGATAAAAAGTTCGATCAATATGCTTTCGTAGATGCTAGAAAAATCTACCTAGAGGTAGCAGAGAAAGGATATAAATCTGCAGATCTTTTTCAAAAGATTGCAGATAGCTATTATTTTAATGCAAAATATGGGGAAGCAGAGATGTGGTACAACAAGCTTGTAAGCAACTATGCGGAGGAAATTAAACCAGAATATTATTTCCGTTTTGCACAAACTCTACGTGCACTCAAAAATTATGACCGTGCAGATGAGATGATGGCAAAGTTCAATGATGTAAATGGAGATGATTTAAGAGCAGAGTTGTTTACTGAAGAGCCTAACTACCTTAGTAATATTGATTACAAGAAAAGTAAGTATATAATAGAAGATATACGCAGTATAAATTCTAGATACTCAGATTTTGCCCCAACAGAATATGAGGGTAAGTTAATATTTGCATCATCAAGAGATACTGGTGGTGCAACTAAGAAAATTCACAAATGGAATAATGAACCTTTCTTGGATCTTTACGAATCTAAAGTTGGAGCAACTTCAGGTTCTTATACAATGCCAAAGAGCTTTAGTAGAGAACTGAATTCAAAATTTCACGAGAGTACTACAGCATTTACAAAAGACGGTAACACGGTATATTTTACTAGAAATAATTTCAATAAAGGAAACTACCGTAAGTCTAAAAATGGAACGAATAAGCTTAAAATTTATAAATCTAAAAAAGAAAATGGTAAGTGGTCTACACCTGTAGAAATGCCTTTTAACAGTGATGAGTATTCTACAGCACACCCTACACTTAATGCTGATGAGACTAAATTATATTTTGCCTCAGATATGCCAGGAACGGTTGGATTATCAGATATATGGGTTGCAACAATTGATGCAACAGATTCTGTTGGAACACCAGTAAACTTAGGACGACCTATCAATACAGAAGGTAGAGAGACTTTTCCGTTTATGAGTGCAAAAGGTATACTGTATTTCGGATCTGATGGTCATCCTGGATTAGGAGGACTTGATGTGTTTGCAACAACTCCAAAAACAGATAGTAATGAGCAAGTAACCATCAGCAATATAGGAGAGCCTATAAATAGTTCTTTTGATGATTTTACTTTTATATTAAATGAGGATACCCAAGTAGGCTATTTTGCTTCAAACCGTAAACGCGGTATGGGAAGTGATGATATTTATAAATTTTTAAAAGAAGAAATACCATGCGATATCAAACTGGTGGGTGTGGTTACAGATAAAGATAGTGGTAACCCTATTCCAGAAGCAACAGTGCAGCTTATTAACAGTGAGGGTGTTGTAGTCGAGGCAGTACAAGCAACAAATATGGGAACCTATGCCTTTGAGGCAACTTGTGTAACGCAATATGTCGTGCGAGCTTCAAAAGAAGAATATACCACTGCAGAGGCTATAACTACCACTCCAGACATAACAGGTACTCTTGCAAACGATTTAGTGTTAAGCCTACTACAGAAACCAATTAATATAGGAGATGATCTAGCAAAGGTGTTAGAACTTAACCCTATCTATTTCGATTTTGATCGTTTCAATATCCGTCCAGATGCAGCTCTGGAGCTTGAAAAAGTCATAGCAGTAATGCGCGAGTATCCTAATTTGGTATTAGACGCAAGATCTCATACAGATAGTAGAGGTAAAGATTCTTATAACCTTAGTCTTTCAGATAAACGTGCAAAGGCTACTGTGGCCTATATCATAAATCAAGGTATAAGCTCATCAAGAATCTCTGGACAGGGATATGGAGAAAAGCAACCAGTAAATACATGTTCTAACGGAGTTAATTGTTCCGAAGAAGAACATCAACTTAATAGACGTTCAGAGTTCATCGTAATAAGTAACAATTAA
- a CDS encoding BlaI/MecI/CopY family transcriptional regulator, with amino-acid sequence MKQLTKAEEEVMQLLWVAKKANVATLIDKMPEPKPAYNTISTIIRILENKGFVGHEKEGRGYLYFPLVTKEVYSNDTMHKMMDSYFNGSFKSMVSFFVKKNDVGVQDLEAILKEINKND; translated from the coding sequence ATGAAACAACTTACAAAGGCAGAAGAAGAGGTGATGCAGCTATTATGGGTAGCCAAAAAAGCAAATGTCGCAACTCTTATTGATAAAATGCCTGAGCCTAAGCCAGCATACAACACCATCTCAACAATCATAAGAATATTAGAAAACAAAGGCTTTGTAGGGCATGAGAAGGAAGGAAGAGGTTATCTCTATTTTCCGCTAGTTACAAAAGAGGTATACAGTAATGACACCATGCACAAAATGATGGATAGCTATTTTAATGGAAGTTTTAAAAGCATGGTGAGCTTCTTTGTAAAAAAGAATGATGTAGGTGTACAAGACCTAGAAGCCATACTCAAAGAAATTAATAAAAACGACTAG
- a CDS encoding M56 family metallopeptidase has product MIAYVVQAICFQAIFLAVYYLLLRKETFFVCNRIYLLLTPLIALVLPFIKIATLQTVVPIEAMSVILPEVVIGEATTSQAEQTSSFVIPWLSIYFVGVAVSALVLVIKVKSFISYLSFKRRGEHIINVPNSTEAFTFFKYIFIGEDIDTLSRKQILTHEQIHAKQGHTWDLIFFEIMKIIFWFNPLIYFNQKLISTVHEYLADQKATAASSKKAYYEELLNTAFGTNNFSFTNTFFNQSLIKNRIIMLQKSKSKKSALIKYVVIVPLILAMLVQVSWAQNSEQKSSNRNFTLIVSKFENGNGLYSVMVKDSTKLSSNEMKFIKELRDDKSLEINDIVKEVKNKGGNEQDGTGLNILLMMSLKESVTKLAERFNIKAYTFEELKEMRNGDPSFAASGIYSSEEVEVVETQEELEIPFAVIDNVPTYPGCNELEGNEDKKTCMSDKVSKYVSANFNTSIAKPLGLTGVNRVFVSFRINKRGQVDNVEARASHPDIAEEARRVIYNLPQMKPGSQAGEEVGVLYSLPITFKIAE; this is encoded by the coding sequence ATGATAGCATATGTAGTCCAAGCCATCTGTTTTCAAGCAATATTCTTAGCGGTGTATTACCTGCTATTAAGAAAGGAAACCTTCTTTGTATGTAATAGAATTTACCTTCTATTGACACCTCTAATAGCGCTAGTATTACCATTTATAAAAATTGCCACATTACAAACCGTAGTTCCTATAGAGGCGATGTCTGTAATATTACCAGAAGTAGTAATAGGTGAAGCAACTACGAGTCAAGCAGAACAGACAAGCTCCTTTGTCATTCCGTGGTTGAGTATTTACTTCGTAGGTGTTGCAGTAAGTGCATTAGTTCTTGTGATAAAGGTTAAAAGTTTTATTAGCTATCTATCTTTTAAACGACGTGGGGAACACATCATTAATGTCCCTAACAGTACAGAAGCATTTACCTTTTTTAAATACATATTTATTGGAGAGGATATAGATACGCTTTCGCGAAAGCAAATCCTTACCCACGAGCAGATACACGCAAAGCAGGGGCATACTTGGGACCTTATCTTTTTTGAAATTATGAAAATTATCTTCTGGTTCAACCCACTAATATATTTCAATCAAAAACTAATAAGCACAGTACATGAATATCTAGCAGATCAAAAAGCAACAGCAGCCTCATCAAAAAAAGCATACTACGAAGAGTTATTAAATACTGCCTTTGGCACTAATAACTTTTCTTTTACAAATACATTTTTCAATCAATCATTAATCAAAAATCGAATCATTATGTTACAAAAATCAAAATCAAAAAAGAGTGCTCTCATCAAGTACGTCGTTATAGTGCCCCTTATACTGGCAATGCTTGTGCAGGTTTCTTGGGCACAAAATTCTGAACAAAAGAGTAGTAATAGAAATTTTACATTAATTGTTTCAAAATTTGAGAACGGCAATGGCTTATATAGTGTTATGGTTAAAGATTCTACAAAGCTTTCATCTAATGAAATGAAATTTATTAAGGAACTTCGAGATGATAAATCACTAGAAATTAATGATATCGTAAAAGAAGTAAAAAACAAAGGGGGCAACGAACAGGATGGTACTGGTCTCAATATATTGTTAATGATGTCTTTAAAAGAATCAGTAACCAAACTTGCAGAAAGGTTTAATATAAAGGCCTACACTTTTGAGGAGTTAAAGGAAATGAGAAATGGAGATCCTAGCTTTGCAGCTTCAGGAATTTATTCCTCTGAAGAAGTAGAAGTTGTCGAAACTCAAGAGGAACTCGAAATACCATTTGCAGTTATAGATAATGTCCCTACCTACCCTGGCTGTAATGAACTAGAAGGGAATGAAGATAAGAAAACTTGTATGTCAGATAAAGTCTCAAAATATGTAAGTGCTAATTTTAATACAAGTATTGCAAAACCACTAGGTCTTACAGGAGTTAACAGAGTGTTTGTATCATTTAGAATTAATAAAAGGGGACAGGTAGATAACGTTGAGGCACGCGCATCACATCCAGATATAGCAGAAGAGGCTAGAAGAGTTATTTACAATCTACCTCAAATGAAACCCGGAAGTCAGGCAGGAGAAGAAGTTGGAGTTCTTTATAGCTTACCAATTACGTTTAAAATAGCAGAGTAA
- a CDS encoding tetratricopeptide repeat protein, with protein sequence MRKLIIFLSIIAIAKAGAQAPALAIADSLYAMGDYTKAIAQYESIKDPSARTYLQIARAYNGKGVKTDALVYYKKSLELNNKQPIAQTEYGRLLLSKSKHHLADSIFSDLAKRFPTNPEYYYQWGRALKKTAVKDTLVLNRNVDNEKIDTSEKAFAKAVQLDSTHQNAMYELALHHLGLKEYDIVEKISEKALESYPENIKITNILAQNYYIKGWWVEAIAWFNKLLDLGMDTAFVRNKLGRAYYEKRMYPEAIEAYEKVLAYDDEDWGTLITLARLYNFNREYDKAVDYSTKALRYKDLPLDDVYFTLGRAYEFKKEFTKAMKHYQLAVKEDPDNLDAVYAIAVAADNYYEDKEEVVQLYEKFVAQSEKSKSKPYLIRIANERIVILKREIFEAKKAQD encoded by the coding sequence ATGAGAAAACTAATTATATTTTTAAGTATCATAGCAATAGCTAAAGCCGGAGCACAAGCTCCGGCTTTGGCTATTGCAGATAGTTTATATGCTATGGGAGATTATACAAAAGCAATTGCTCAGTATGAATCTATAAAAGATCCTTCGGCTAGAACATATTTGCAAATAGCAAGAGCCTATAACGGTAAAGGGGTAAAAACTGATGCCTTAGTCTATTATAAAAAATCATTAGAACTAAATAACAAGCAACCCATAGCTCAAACAGAGTACGGTAGATTATTACTGTCAAAGTCAAAGCATCATCTTGCAGACTCAATTTTTTCTGATTTAGCAAAGAGATTCCCTACCAATCCTGAGTATTACTATCAATGGGGGAGAGCGCTTAAAAAGACTGCGGTCAAGGATACCTTAGTTTTAAATAGAAATGTAGATAATGAAAAGATAGACACTTCAGAAAAAGCTTTTGCAAAGGCAGTACAGCTAGATTCTACTCACCAAAATGCCATGTATGAACTTGCATTACATCATCTAGGATTAAAGGAATACGACATCGTAGAAAAGATTTCTGAGAAAGCTCTTGAGAGTTACCCAGAGAATATTAAGATAACTAATATTCTAGCTCAAAACTATTACATAAAAGGATGGTGGGTTGAGGCCATAGCGTGGTTTAATAAACTACTAGATTTAGGGATGGATACTGCGTTTGTGAGAAATAAACTAGGGCGTGCCTACTACGAGAAAAGAATGTATCCAGAGGCTATAGAAGCTTATGAAAAAGTACTCGCTTATGATGACGAAGACTGGGGTACACTTATAACCCTTGCTAGGTTATATAACTTTAACAGAGAATACGATAAAGCCGTTGATTATTCGACTAAAGCGCTTAGGTATAAAGATTTGCCGCTTGATGATGTGTACTTTACGTTAGGTAGGGCTTATGAGTTTAAGAAAGAGTTCACTAAGGCAATGAAGCATTATCAACTAGCAGTTAAAGAAGATCCTGATAACCTTGATGCCGTATATGCGATTGCCGTAGCAGCCGATAATTATTATGAAGACAAGGAAGAGGTTGTCCAGTTGTATGAGAAGTTTGTGGCTCAATCTGAAAAATCAAAATCAAAGCCATATTTGATAAGAATAGCTAATGAGAGAATTGTAATCCTCAAAAGAGAAATTTTTGAAGCCAAAAAAGCACAGGACTAG
- a CDS encoding glycosyltransferase, with product MIWILLFVFVFYGMIILGFAIKIKHAGTFDNLTRAHKNRFTVIVPFRNESKNLPRLLASLAAIDYPSHNWELILVNDASTDNSLEVIDQCLKSYQISNVIIINNLRATASPKKDALQTAINKATHNWIVTTDADCYVPTQWLATLDAAIQQEQPLMVIMPVAIATTARPTFLTAYEQLDFLSLMGATAGSFYFGLPFLCNGANLAYDKDAFIKVQGFANNDHIASGDDHFLLEKFQENFKNKISYLRSQDAIVTTQPQEQWSTFIAQRTRWAAKSSAYTFWFSKLVGLLVVSVNLMSGLGLIYLAFAKAETQSLIIIALLLKIIADGILIATEAQFYKKLPYLKWYPTVMICYPFLSTYIAIKSLTSSYQWKGRDYMK from the coding sequence ATGATCTGGATACTACTTTTTGTTTTTGTTTTTTACGGTATGATCATACTTGGCTTCGCCATTAAAATAAAGCATGCTGGTACTTTTGATAATCTTACTAGAGCGCATAAAAACAGATTTACAGTAATTGTACCATTTAGAAATGAATCTAAGAACCTGCCACGATTATTAGCCTCACTAGCCGCAATAGATTACCCATCTCATAATTGGGAACTTATTCTTGTAAATGATGCCTCTACAGACAACTCCCTTGAGGTGATTGATCAATGCCTCAAGAGTTATCAAATTTCTAATGTGATTATTATTAATAATCTGCGTGCTACAGCATCCCCTAAAAAAGATGCGTTGCAAACTGCTATTAATAAGGCAACACATAACTGGATTGTCACCACAGATGCAGATTGCTACGTCCCTACACAATGGCTCGCCACACTAGATGCTGCGATACAACAAGAGCAACCACTTATGGTCATTATGCCGGTTGCTATCGCTACCACAGCGCGTCCTACCTTCTTAACTGCATATGAGCAATTGGACTTTTTAAGCCTAATGGGAGCAACCGCTGGAAGCTTTTATTTTGGCCTTCCCTTTTTATGCAACGGAGCAAATCTTGCGTATGATAAAGATGCCTTTATAAAGGTGCAAGGATTTGCTAATAATGATCATATAGCGAGTGGTGATGATCATTTTTTACTAGAGAAATTTCAAGAAAATTTTAAAAATAAGATAAGTTATCTACGCTCTCAAGATGCCATTGTAACCACACAGCCACAAGAGCAGTGGAGTACATTTATAGCACAGCGCACACGATGGGCAGCCAAGTCTAGCGCTTACACGTTTTGGTTCTCAAAACTCGTGGGTTTATTAGTTGTGAGCGTTAATCTTATGAGTGGCTTAGGTTTGATTTATCTCGCTTTCGCGAAAGCGGAAACTCAATCTCTAATCATCATCGCATTGCTATTGAAAATAATCGCTGATGGAATTCTTATCGCAACTGAGGCGCAGTTTTATAAGAAACTTCCCTACTTAAAATGGTATCCTACTGTGATGATTTGTTACCCATTTTTAAGCACTTACATAGCCATAAAATCGCTTACTAGCAGTTACCAATGGAAAGGTAGAGACTACATGAAATAA
- a CDS encoding lysylphosphatidylglycerol synthase transmembrane domain-containing protein has product MPRLSHKATQLLWATLKILIVVLAGYFIYSKLNRSGLINLQFQLSEINTSSLYFYIIVILLFTSANWLFEFKKWQVLVGYIRQLSFRESAQQTLTAHLAGFVTPAKAGDYGAKALYYPKEQRKKILFLNFIGNMYQLLATLLVGFIGLGILALFTSGTAIFFWGLSIFMTLVFYQILPKILRRFNWSLKGNAWHKIKSFWKVIPKDIKRKTRLYSLIRYAIFAHQFYIILLMLGADIPYVFAMSCIAAMYILSSLIPVMQLLDVIVRGGVAVFVFSWYFVPEEIVLSTVLIMWLCNVVLPLLPGTIFLFKNKKRSSSTL; this is encoded by the coding sequence ATGCCTAGATTATCTCACAAAGCTACGCAATTACTCTGGGCGACTCTTAAGATTCTCATTGTAGTACTCGCTGGATATTTTATTTATAGCAAACTCAACCGAAGCGGACTAATTAATCTCCAGTTTCAACTTTCTGAAATAAACACGTCATCGTTATATTTCTATATTATAGTAATACTATTATTTACTAGTGCCAATTGGCTTTTTGAGTTTAAAAAATGGCAAGTTTTAGTAGGTTACATTAGGCAGTTAAGCTTTCGCGAAAGCGCACAACAAACCCTTACAGCTCATCTTGCTGGTTTTGTAACTCCTGCAAAAGCGGGTGATTATGGTGCCAAAGCGCTGTATTACCCAAAAGAGCAACGCAAAAAAATCCTCTTCTTAAACTTTATAGGAAATATGTATCAGCTGCTGGCAACGCTTTTAGTTGGCTTTATAGGCTTAGGTATACTAGCGTTATTTACAAGTGGCACTGCAATCTTTTTCTGGGGTCTAAGTATTTTTATGACACTGGTATTTTATCAAATATTACCAAAAATTCTCAGACGTTTTAACTGGTCATTAAAAGGGAATGCATGGCATAAAATCAAGAGCTTTTGGAAGGTCATACCTAAAGATATCAAACGCAAGACTCGTTTATATTCCTTGATACGCTATGCAATATTTGCACATCAATTTTATATCATTTTACTGATGTTGGGAGCAGATATCCCTTACGTATTTGCCATGTCGTGTATTGCCGCAATGTATATTTTAAGTTCTTTAATACCTGTGATGCAACTACTGGATGTAATAGTACGCGGCGGAGTTGCTGTCTTTGTGTTTAGCTGGTATTTTGTGCCGGAAGAAATTGTGTTAAGCACCGTGCTCATTATGTGGTTATGCAATGTCGTGTTGCCACTCTTGCCAGGAACTATCTTCTTGTTCAAAAATAAAAAGCGCTCAAGCTCAACCCTATAA
- the ruvC gene encoding crossover junction endodeoxyribonuclease RuvC produces MADERIILGIDPGTTIMGFGLIKVVGKKMEFMLLNELLLQKYSDPYVKLKLIFERTIQLIDTYHPDEIAIEAPFFGKNVQSMLKLGRAQGVAMAAGLSREIPITEYLPKKIKMAVTGNGNASKEQVARMLQSLLKLKTLPKNLDSTDGLAAAVCHYYNSGKVEIGKSYSGWESFVKQNDKRVKK; encoded by the coding sequence GTGGCAGACGAAAGAATCATATTAGGTATTGATCCAGGAACTACAATTATGGGTTTTGGATTAATAAAAGTGGTCGGAAAGAAGATGGAATTCATGCTGCTAAACGAGTTGTTGCTGCAGAAATATAGTGATCCTTACGTAAAACTTAAGCTCATTTTTGAGCGAACTATCCAATTAATTGATACCTATCACCCAGATGAGATTGCGATAGAGGCACCATTTTTTGGTAAGAATGTTCAAAGTATGCTCAAACTAGGTAGAGCACAAGGTGTGGCGATGGCTGCAGGATTATCTAGAGAAATCCCCATCACGGAATATCTTCCTAAAAAGATAAAAATGGCAGTTACTGGAAATGGTAACGCAAGTAAGGAGCAAGTGGCAAGAATGCTGCAGTCTTTATTGAAACTTAAAACCTTGCCTAAAAACCTAGACTCCACAGACGGACTTGCAGCCGCAGTCTGTCATTACTATAATTCTGGAAAAGTAGAAATAGGTAAAAGCTACTCGGGCTGGGAGAGCTTTGTAAAGCAAAATGATAAACGGGTTAAAAAGTAA
- the hemW gene encoding radical SAM family heme chaperone HemW, translating to MASIYIHIPFCKQACHYCDFHFSTTMGKKEEMITAIMSELEMRKAEFENDEVSNVYFGGGTPSVLNTVEIEQIIDACYTHYTIEENPEITLEANPDDLIPEKISELAASRINRLSIGVQSFFEEDLKLMNRAHNATEAIDCLVLSRKQFPNSSLDLIYGIPGMTNERWEENIDQALKLDVPHISAYALTVEPKTALENFIKKGIVLPVEDEVAQEHHELLIRKMEEAGYENYEFSNFAKPGFHSRNNTAYWQGKKYIGIGPSAHSYDNNRRAWNINNNPKYIKAITAGELPQEVEELSLTDQYNEYVMTRLRTQFGVSLTEIATLYGDKYKDYFIEYSQKHVEEHLLFIEGDRVYVSKKGKFLSDGIASDLFILNLK from the coding sequence ATGGCGTCCATCTACATCCACATACCATTTTGCAAGCAAGCGTGTCACTATTGTGATTTTCACTTTTCGACCACCATGGGGAAAAAGGAGGAAATGATAACGGCAATCATGAGCGAACTTGAGATGCGTAAAGCCGAGTTTGAAAATGATGAAGTTTCTAATGTCTACTTTGGTGGAGGTACACCTTCTGTTTTGAACACTGTAGAGATTGAACAGATTATAGATGCCTGTTATACGCATTATACCATTGAAGAAAATCCAGAAATTACGCTAGAAGCAAATCCTGATGATCTTATTCCAGAGAAAATAAGCGAACTAGCCGCATCAAGAATTAACAGGTTGAGCATAGGCGTACAATCGTTTTTTGAAGAAGATCTCAAGTTAATGAACCGTGCACATAATGCTACAGAAGCTATAGATTGCCTAGTGCTTTCAAGAAAACAATTTCCTAATAGTTCGCTTGATCTTATTTACGGAATCCCTGGGATGACTAATGAGCGTTGGGAAGAAAATATTGATCAAGCTTTAAAACTTGATGTACCTCACATATCTGCATACGCACTTACCGTAGAACCTAAAACAGCATTAGAAAACTTTATCAAAAAAGGAATTGTTCTACCCGTAGAGGACGAGGTGGCACAAGAGCATCATGAGCTTTTAATACGTAAAATGGAAGAAGCAGGTTATGAAAACTATGAGTTTTCAAACTTTGCAAAGCCTGGTTTTCATTCTAGAAACAATACGGCATACTGGCAAGGAAAAAAATACATTGGGATAGGCCCTTCTGCACATAGTTATGATAATAATCGTCGCGCGTGGAATATTAATAACAACCCGAAGTACATAAAAGCAATCACTGCTGGAGAGTTGCCTCAAGAGGTGGAAGAGCTCTCACTTACAGATCAATATAATGAGTATGTGATGACTAGATTGCGCACGCAGTTTGGTGTTTCACTTACAGAGATAGCCACTTTATATGGCGATAAGTACAAAGACTATTTTATTGAGTATTCACAAAAGCATGTAGAAGAACATCTCTTGTTTATAGAAGGTGACCGTGTGTATGTGTCAAAAAAAGGGAAGTTCTTAAGTGACGGAATCGCTAGTGATTTGTTTATCTTAAATTTAAAGTAG
- a CDS encoding cyclase family protein, which produces MLATISHNKETFKVDLLKPIDLSIPLTPKKNPLAWYIDPPAFETVTDGDWVGKVSEGGDVNFTTITFNPHSHGTHTETAGHITEKVHSINKNLKTFFFVAEVITVIPEPLDNDEDDFILRDKQFHSILKGKSPEALVIRTLPNAREKKTMNWSHTNWPFIEEKAMVRFRESGIKHLLIDLPSVDKEKDGGALKAHHAFWNVEENIRLDATITEMIYVPHKVADGRYLLNLQIAPFENDATPSKPVLYKIETE; this is translated from the coding sequence ATGCTTGCAACAATATCCCATAATAAAGAAACTTTTAAGGTCGATCTTTTAAAACCTATTGATCTCTCGATTCCTCTTACTCCTAAGAAGAATCCGCTGGCATGGTATATTGATCCGCCTGCGTTTGAGACAGTCACAGATGGCGATTGGGTAGGCAAAGTGAGTGAAGGCGGAGATGTGAATTTCACCACAATAACGTTTAATCCACATTCTCACGGCACACATACAGAGACTGCTGGACACATTACAGAAAAGGTGCACAGTATCAATAAAAACCTGAAGACATTCTTTTTTGTGGCAGAGGTGATCACTGTAATTCCAGAACCCTTAGATAACGACGAAGACGATTTTATATTGAGAGATAAGCAGTTCCACAGTATACTTAAAGGCAAATCTCCAGAAGCTTTAGTCATTCGAACATTGCCTAATGCACGAGAAAAGAAAACAATGAATTGGTCTCACACAAACTGGCCGTTTATAGAAGAAAAAGCAATGGTACGCTTTCGCGAAAGCGGAATCAAACACCTCCTCATAGATCTTCCAAGTGTAGACAAAGAAAAAGATGGTGGAGCTCTTAAAGCACATCACGCCTTCTGGAATGTAGAAGAAAATATACGACTAGATGCAACCATCACAGAGATGATTTATGTACCGCACAAAGTGGCAGATGGTAGATATCTTCTCAATTTACAAATTGCTCCTTTTGAGAACGATGCTACACCAAGTAAGCCTGTGTTGTACAAAATAGAAACTGAATAA